The Porites lutea chromosome 4, jaPorLute2.1, whole genome shotgun sequence genome contains a region encoding:
- the LOC140934785 gene encoding proton-coupled folate transporter-like — translation MYLPVSGIYIYHRVSDMKGFPYQNFSQQNGGCGDHEDLATNELWKLELEVQTLSSKIYLAQNLVVTIPSLLVVPLWGPWTDKGGKRKPALQVGILGACLDLTVLLLVMYLNLSVYFLFLGAAISGFSGFASVIMTGATSYIADVSSEEERTFRIAVLYMQIFLAGVISQLTSGLWIDNVGFIPSAWFILACFLLAGTWTLFCVPEKSRTSDNTPVRFFSTENIKSFFNFFRKQREAGRKNLLLSMLSSGLFFLVTVGVDGVITLYILKSPLCWNATLIGYFFAFALFLRGFGSVAGVKFFGRCFRELTVARFGMVSLALSMIMLAFSNRTWLVFVASAIGVFGAVPDPILGGGMSRIVGDSEQGVLFSAHGVVSAITQLVGALLFNSVYQATLSFFPGLVFILCALLVLIPLLLLSFIELPPIKINDLMAGENYDLKGRNVQKEIANENDIKANQVANTVL, via the exons ATGTATCTTCCAGTCTCCGGAATATACATATATCACCGAGTTAGCGATATGAAAGGGTTTCCCTACCAAAACTTCAGCCAGCAGAATGGTGGGTGCGGCGATCACGAGGATTTAGCAACTAATGAATTGTGGAAACTTGAACTGGAG GTCCAAACGCTTTCCTCGAAAATTTATTTGGCCCAAAATCTTGTTGTGACGATCCCCTCCCTTCTTGTGGTGCCCCTGTGGGGACCCTGGACAGACAAAGGTGGCAAGCGAAAACCTGCCTTGCAGGTAGGCATCTTAGGCGCATGTCTGGACCTCACAGTTCTTTTACTCGTGATGTACCTCAATTTGTCTGTGTACTTTCTCTTCCTGGGCGCGGCTATAAGTGGCTTCTCGGGATTCGCATCGGTAATAATGACTGGTGCAACGTCTTACATCGCTGATGTTTCTAGCGAAGAAGAGAGAACTTTTCGAATAG CCGTTCTTTATATGCAGATTTTCCTGGCTGGAGTCATCAGTCAATTGACCAGCGGTCTATGGATAGACAATGTCGGTTTCATCCCGTCAGCCTGGTTTATCTTGGCCTGCTTCCTTCTCGCTGGGACCTGGACCCTGTTTTGCGTCCCTGAAAAGAGCAGAACCTCCGACAACACCCCGGTGCGCTTCTTCAGCACTGAAAATATCAAGAGCTTCTTCAACTTTTTTCGGAAACAAAGAGAGGCTGGACGAAAGAATCTGTTGCTGTCGATGCTCAGTTCTGGCTTGTTCTTTTTGGTAACAGTTGGAGTAGACGGGGTTATAACTTTGTACATATTGAAGAGTCCCCTATGTTGGAATGCAACCTTAATTGGGTATTTCTTTGCATTTGCTTTATTTCTTCGTGGTTTTGGAAGCGTGGCTGGAGTGAAGTTCTTCGGGCGTTGTTTTAGGGAGTTGACAGTTGCACGATTTGGCATGGTTTCTTTGGCGTTGTCTATGATCATGCTGGCCTTTTCAAATCGGACCTGGTTAGTTTTTGTTG caagTGCAATAGGAGTCTTTGGTGCTGTCCCGGATCCTATTTTAGGGGGTGGCATGTCAAGAATAGTTGGAGACAGTGAACAAG GTGTCTTGTTTTCTGCTCATGGCGTTGTTAGTGCTATTACCCAACTGGTGGGCGCCTTGTTGTTCAATTCTGTGTACCAGGCGACTCTCAGTTTTTTCCCAGGGTTGGTTTTTATACTTTGCGCGTTGCTGGTGTTAATTCCTTTGCTGCTTCTGAG TTTCATAGAGTTACCGCCCATTAAAATCAACGACCTGATGGCTGGAGAGAACTACGATTTGAAGGGAAGAAATGTTCAGAAAGAAATCGCCAATGAAAATGATATAAAGGCAAACCAGGTTGCCAACACGGTCTTGTAA
- the LOC140935981 gene encoding ras-related and estrogen-regulated growth inhibitor-like, protein MGQRKNGIQHNNLKKINAVVMGKNGVGKTALTVRLLTRRFIGEYDSSLESIYRHFFELEGEHILVDIMDTAGKNTEEKLAQCSSFGNLFLLLFSITDRSSFEEIERLGRFIRETKTHGEYSIVVVGTKRDLRDYRAVSEDEGHVVANKLGGTYFEISSADSYEGIERLFSYSIKSHLKSSFFDPERNRRVMGLKKLRDGLLLRTKSLYRSRGMTF, encoded by the exons ATGGGTCAACGGAAGAACGGAATACAACACAACAACCTGAAGAAGATAAACGCTGTGGTAATGGGAAAAAACGGAGTTGGAAAAACCG CTCTGACTGTTCGTCTTCTGACCAGAAGATTCATTGGTGAATACGACAGCTCCCTTG AATCGATATACAGACATTTTTTTGAACTGGAAGGAGAACACATTTTAGTCGATATCATGGACACTGCTGGCAAG AACACAGAGGAAAAACTAGCTCAGTGTTCCTCTTTCGGAAACCTTTTCCTCCTGCTTTTTTCCATCACCGATAGATCATCTTTCGAGGAGATCGAAAGACTTGGACGGTTTATCAGAGAAACAAAAACCCACGGAGAATACAGCATCGTGGTAGTCGGAACAAAACGAGACTTACGTGATTACCGAGCGGTTTCCGAAGATGAgggtcacgtggttgcaaataAACTCGGAGGAACTTACTTTGAGATTTCTAGCGCGGATAGCTACGAAGGCATCGAAAGGCTTTTTAGTTATTCAATAAAATCTCATTTAAAGTCAAGCTTCTTTGATCCGGAGAGGAACAGAAGAGTAATGGGACTGAAGAAACTAAGAGATGGCCTCCTTTTGCGGACTAAGTCATTGTACAGAAGTCGAGGCATGACATTCTAA
- the LOC140933080 gene encoding uncharacterized protein: MPTHCCVPECTKKGCRDENGNKISFFKFPIDDPQLKRRWLHAIRRDEGKYFKVTEATKVCSRHFRPGEIKKTLAGKNELRAGVVPSVFAWIRTSPRKRKDPIARNFEIPPSKAARKLNVSSVDLTDDVPVNSANDSVEFAESADGSTSFSCSVRDAEMQTEPEIGSETELRQQVLEQKSQLEIAFRRIEALQKQLFSVDRFKEDDSSMRFYTGFPNWSTFLAVFNYLNPGDEGENIAYWLSQSNVSVPAEFYDESEGEPSRKLGRPRNLRPIDEYFAVMCRLRQGLPEEHLAHLFNVSVSTVSRVFITWLNFMYLRLGQINIWPSRTAIDKTMPEDFKKKYSSTRVIIDCTEVRCQMPSSLQLNGELFSNYKHHTTLKGLIGISPGGAITFMSQLYTGSISDREIVARSGFLDLPFEDNDSVMADKGFTIQDLLPLGVSLNIPPFLQMWSVCAILCNAQPNIISI; this comes from the exons ATGCCAACTCACTGCTGTGTGCCAGAATGCACAAAGAAAGGCTGCCGTgatgaaaatggaaacaaaatatCGTTCTTTAAATTTCCGATCGATGACCCTCAGTTGAAGAGGAGATGGCTACACGCTATAAGAAGAGATGAAgggaaatacttcaaagtgaCTGAGGCTACAAAAGTATGCTCCAGACACTTCAGGCCAGGTGAGATTAAGAAAACCCTCGCCGGTAAAAATGAACTGAGAGCCGGAGTTGTGCCTTCCGTGTTCGCATGGATTAGAACATCACCACGCAAGAGAAAGGATCCGATTGCACGAAACTTCGAAATACCTCCAAGTAAAGCAGCCCGTAAATTAAATGTTTCATCCGTAGATTTAACGGATGACGTTCCGGTTAACTCTGCAAACGACTCAGTTGAATTCGCCGAGAGCGCCGATGGAAGCACGTCATTTTCTTGCAGTGTGAGAGATGCGGAGATGCAAACGGAACCGGAAATTGGAAGTGAGACAGAACTTAGACAGCAAGTATTGGAACAAAAATCTCAGTTGGAAATTGCCTTTCGACGTATTGAGGCGcttcaaaaacaattattttcgGTAGACAGATTTAAAGAAGATGACTCTTCAATGAGATTTTACACTGGTTTCCCAAATTGGAGCACATTTTTGGCTGTCTTTAATTATTTGAATCCAGGAGATGAAGGGGAAAACATAGCCTACTGGCTTTCTCAGTCAAACGTTTCTGTTCCAGCGGAATTCTATGACGAATCAGAGGGAGAACCGTCAAGAAAACTGGGCAGACCAAGAAACTTGAGGCCAATTGATGAATATTTTGCTGTTATGTGCAGACTCAGACAAGGCCTACCGGAAGAACATCTTGCACATCTTTTTAACGTTTCAGTGTCTACAGTAAGTCGGGTTTTTATTACCTGGCTTAATTTTATGTACCTTAGGTTAGGGCAAATCAATATTTGGCCTTCTAGAACAGCTATTGACAAAACTATGCCGgaggattttaagaaaaaatattcatcGACCAGAGTTATTATTGACTGCACAGAAGTTAGGTGCCAGATGCCAAGTAGTCTACAACTGAATGGTGAATTGTTCAGTAATTACAAACACCATACAACCCTTAAAGGTCTCATTGGAATCAGTCCCGGAGGTGCCATAACCTTTATGAGTCAACTCTACACAGGAAGCATTTCAGATCGGGAGATAGTTGCGAGAAGTGGTTTCCTTGATTTGCCTTTTGAAGACAATGACTCAGTCATGGCAGACAAAGGGTTCACCATTCAAGATCTGTTACCACTGGGAGTTTCCTTAAACATTCCCCCTTTTCT CCAAATGTGGTCTGTGTGTGCGATATTATGCAATGCGCAACCCAACATTATTTCTATTTAA
- the LOC140933081 gene encoding uncharacterized protein, with the protein MAALATLGASLLEENDIPGASLCGRKPSELKNEELKFWLKCRGDPAKGLKTKAELVKRVEEYIRSGRDKSIVDPDPNGLYTKRKQQRRSTPSASSIEPSQDISPVTYPDNGWSTSLTKMPMFTKAEMNEHITRSGKHIANKDHHSVPTSLRKAKTFLEDEYLHEIMATSDQHCFYFKAKCCHSFRKNDPPHSLKLALCIVKGDVLDSNCTCVAGKVGFCNHISALMLKICKFTLFEAKSTKDLCEEKDENPELACTSQLQKWHKKGGGENIFPQPVMEVVVKKTRLDESSSPRGGAGVKCLLYEARKQPNYDPVRENTFKCELSTLDPNMGFAQMNEGTSSTELASSKFGKCPVGSILSYQTSFTESNFSAVANLTSVPRNNTPVNAQELNHYPRFPLSNENDMVVPRELSDTEEALIKDLIVDEDRIHSIESATREQAGCDEWKTQRTYRFTASKYHLISRRQRNHQSFAQSLMHPKPFSSKYVTHGLKYEPIALQQYEKFMFNRKTPVAVLKSGFVVSKSCPVLGASPDAKVVDFGCSLCFGLAEVKCPHTKFHVTPLEACSDPTFFMEKVSDTECKLKRDHPYYAQVQGQLGVTGAKWCDFIVYTGKGIYIERIPFDAAYWQNLRTELLQYYFEHFLKFAAADFQNSAEAH; encoded by the exons GCGGCCGAAAACCCTCTGAATTGAAAAACGAAGAGCTAAAGTTTTGGTTGAAGTGTAGGGGTGACCCAGCGAAAGGCCTTAAAACGAAAGCAGAACTTGTAAAAAG AGTGGAAGAGTACATCCGGTCTGGTAGAGATAAAAGTATTGTTGACCCTGATCCCAACGGGTTGTATACCAAAAGAAAGCAGCAACGAAGAAGTACACCGTCGGCATCAAGCATAGAACCATCACAAG ATATCAGTCCTGTTACATATCCTGACAACGGATGGAGTACTTCTCTGACCAAAATGCCAATGTTCACTAAAGCAGAAATGAATGAACACATCACAAGATCTGGCAAGCACATAGCGAATAAAGACCATCATTCTGTTCCCACTTCACTGCGAAAGGCGAAAACATTTCTTGAGGACGAGTACCTTCACGAAATAATGGCAACCAGTGACCagcattgtttttatttcaaagctAAATGCTGTCATAGCTTTAGGAAAAATGATCCTCCGCACTCATTGAAACTTGCCTTGTGTATTGTCAAAGGGGATGTTTTGGACAGCAACTGTACTTGTGTGGCTGGCAAGGTTGGTTTCTGTAACCATATCTCAGCCTTAATGCTAAAGATCTGCAAATTCACTCTGTTTGAGGCAAAATCCACAAAAGATCTATGTGAAGAGAAAGATGAAAATCCAGAGTTGGCATGCACATCCCAGCTGCAAAAGTGGCACAAGAAAGGTGGTGGAGAAAACATTTTCCCACAACCAGTCATGGAGGTTGTTGTGAAAAAGACTAGACTGGATGAGTCGAGCAGTCCACGAGGTGGTGCAGGTGTGAAATGCCTGCTGTATGAAGCACGCAAGCAGCCTAACTATGATCCTGTACGTGAAAATACTTTCAAATGTGAACTTTCCACACTTGACCCTAACATGGGTTTTGCTCAAATGAATGAAGGAACTTCAAGTACTGAGCTGGCAAGCTCTAAATTTGGGAAATGCCCTGTTGGCTCCATTTTGAGCTATCAGACATCATTCACTGAGTCAAACTTTTCTGCTGTGGCCAATTTGACCTCAGTACCAAGAAACAACACTCCAGTAAATGCCCAAGAACTTAATCATTATCCGAGATTTCCTTTGAGCAATGAAAATGACATGGTTGTACCAAGAGAGCTGAGTGACACTGAAGAGGCGTTAATCAAGGATTTAATTGTTGACGAGGACAGAATTCATTCAATAGAAAGTGCTACCAGGGAACAAGCAGGATGTGATGAATGGAAGACACAACGCACCTACCGCTTCACAGCTTCTAAATACCATCTTATCTCAAGGCGACAAAGAAATCATCAAAGTTTCGCTCAATCACTGATGCATCCCAAGCCCTTTTCATCAAAGTATGTAACACATGGCTTAAAGTATGAACCTATTGCCCTTCAGCAATATGAAAAGTTTATGTTCAACAGAAAAACCCCTGTTGCAGTTCTCAAAAGTGGATTTGTGGTGTCAAAAAGTTGTCCTGTGCTTGGTGCATCGCCAGATGCCAAAGTTGTTGACTTTGGATGTTCACTTTGCTTTGGGCTAGCCGAGGTAAAATGCCCTCACACAAAATTCCATGTCACACCCCTGGAGGCCTGCTCTGACCCCACCtttttcatggaaaaagtcaGTGATACGGAATGTAAACTTAAGAGGGACCATCCTTATTACGCCCAAGTTCAAGGACAATTGGGGGTTACTGGAGCCAAGTGGTGTGACTTTATCGTGTATACTGGAAAGGGGATTTATATTGAGAGAATACCATTTGATGCAGCCTATTGGCAAAACCTCAGGACTGAACTTCTTCAGTATTACTTTGAGCATTTTTTGAAATTTGCAGCAGCAGAttttcaaaattcagctgaagcTCATTAG